The following proteins are encoded in a genomic region of Marinifilum sp. JC120:
- the rpsK gene encoding 30S ribosomal protein S11, with protein sequence IRAVVDQGMQRAEVXIKGPGLGRDAALRAIRRSGILLSFVRDVTPMPHNGCRPPKKRRV encoded by the coding sequence ATTCGAGCAGTAGTGGATCAAGGTATGCAACGAGCWGAAGTAAKGATAAAAGGYCCTGGWCTCGGAAGAGATGCRGCATTACGRGCTATTCGYAGAAGYGGTATACTWTTAAGTTTYGTACGRGAYGTAACCCCTATGCCACATAATGGCTGTAGACCYCCTAAAA